From Alteribacter keqinensis, one genomic window encodes:
- a CDS encoding YesK family protein: MEVEMMLWIIYGLLAVTVAGWILLGIFHRKFGMYFLPYLISLLGLTLLMVSIFLIGGWEGMGVGMISFAVVAIGLLAGLTVYVYSLVKKKRTFSS; the protein is encoded by the coding sequence ATGGAAGTAGAAATGATGTTGTGGATTATTTATGGGTTATTAGCAGTAACAGTCGCCGGATGGATCCTTTTAGGCATCTTTCACCGAAAGTTTGGTATGTACTTTCTCCCTTATTTGATCAGTCTGCTCGGCTTAACACTTTTAATGGTGAGCATTTTTCTCATCGGGGGATGGGAAGGGATGGGTGTCGGCATGATTTCATTTGCAGTTGTTGCCATAGGCCTGTTAGCAGGGCTGACTGTCTACGTGTATTCTTTAGTGAAAAAGAAAAGAACATTCTCCAGCTGA
- a CDS encoding VOC family protein: MRFKDITLFTHKLTEMKDFYKKVLELHINSEDKSHFSVQIGSTNLVFKQSEPGSEPVYHFAVNIPENKRKEAKSWIASKVELNTENDSDEVFFESWNAHAIYFEDPSGNILEFIARHNLNNAVEHRFSSGDFTCISELGIVVDDVIPFVRKLNDLGLPNWKEDNEGLTPVGDEHGLFITVKEGRRWFFTKKAAEFYPCEGTIEGMGQFSVERKDSKTFITSVQHDGKTIH; encoded by the coding sequence ATGAGATTCAAAGACATTACATTATTTACACACAAATTAACTGAAATGAAAGATTTCTATAAAAAGGTGCTTGAGCTTCACATAAATAGTGAAGACAAAAGCCATTTCTCTGTTCAAATCGGATCAACTAATCTGGTTTTTAAACAATCAGAGCCCGGTTCAGAACCGGTGTACCATTTTGCTGTGAATATTCCGGAAAATAAAAGGAAAGAGGCAAAATCCTGGATCGCGTCAAAAGTAGAGTTAAATACAGAAAATGATTCTGATGAAGTCTTCTTTGAAAGCTGGAACGCCCACGCCATCTATTTTGAAGACCCGTCAGGAAACATCTTGGAATTCATTGCCCGCCACAATTTGAACAATGCCGTGGAGCATCGTTTTTCCTCCGGAGATTTCACTTGCATCAGTGAACTGGGGATCGTGGTGGATGACGTTATCCCATTCGTGAGAAAACTGAATGATTTAGGACTGCCTAACTGGAAAGAGGACAATGAAGGACTGACGCCTGTCGGAGATGAACATGGTCTTTTTATCACGGTAAAAGAGGGCCGGAGATGGTTTTTCACAAAAAAGGCTGCGGAATTTTATCCATGTGAAGGGACCATTGAAGGGATGGGGCAGTTTTCGGTTGAGAGGAAAGACAGTAAAACCTTTATAACTTCTGTTCAACATGATGGTAAAACAATCCATTAA
- a CDS encoding DJ-1/PfpI family protein, translated as MKIIIYVYNGMTMLDAIGPYEILRHMNDTDVLFVAEKPGNIKADSGFIDINVKHSIDDIKSADILLLPGSTIGFLNEIKKKNVIEWIKEVDKSTKWTTSVCTGSILLASTGLLSGLKATSHWKPINLLSDFGAIPTRERIVEQGKYITAAGVSAGIDMALYLSNKIVGEVETKAIQLTIEYDPQPLFQSGNYSNADENILKTAEKKLTKGAKKELGLLGMIKNTRNILNMIK; from the coding sequence ATGAAGATCATTATTTATGTCTACAATGGGATGACAATGCTAGATGCTATTGGTCCATATGAAATTTTAAGACACATGAATGATACTGACGTATTATTTGTTGCAGAAAAACCAGGGAATATAAAGGCGGACTCCGGGTTTATTGACATTAATGTGAAACATAGTATCGATGATATAAAATCTGCAGATATTCTACTATTACCGGGTTCTACAATCGGTTTTTTGAATGAAATAAAGAAAAAAAACGTAATAGAATGGATAAAAGAAGTAGATAAAAGCACGAAATGGACGACTTCTGTATGCACAGGGTCGATATTACTTGCTTCCACCGGCCTGCTATCAGGGTTAAAAGCAACATCACATTGGAAGCCGATAAATCTATTAAGCGATTTCGGTGCCATACCTACTCGGGAAAGAATAGTGGAACAAGGGAAGTACATAACTGCCGCAGGAGTGTCTGCGGGGATCGATATGGCTTTATATCTATCGAATAAAATTGTCGGAGAAGTGGAAACAAAAGCAATTCAACTCACAATAGAATATGACCCGCAACCACTCTTTCAATCCGGCAATTATTCCAATGCTGATGAAAACATCTTAAAGACGGCGGAAAAAAAGCTAACCAAAGGTGCGAAAAAAGAGCTTGGTCTACTGGGAATGATTAAGAACACAAGAAACATTCTTAACATGATTAAATAG
- a CDS encoding YdeI/OmpD-associated family protein, with protein MSKSIVEKLNLKKYQSPAIIHLPEGETHFDGLETYETELTPGSSYDLIFAFTLDMPSLQKMVGDVIEHQYLKKGGYMFIAYPKKGNKRYPAYIHRDDLFEGVGADEKGRIGTSTITFSLMVSLDETFTVVGFKDDSKSPKKSANRASQCVDDYIEQIPDIEKDLEQVPDVLQFYQSLTPGYRKDWARFVYSAKQEKTRDKRREEMKAILSAGHKSRDLYMRAVPAADRKLPKV; from the coding sequence ATGTCGAAATCAATTGTTGAAAAACTGAATCTGAAAAAATATCAATCCCCGGCAATTATCCATCTGCCGGAGGGGGAAACGCATTTTGACGGGCTTGAAACGTATGAAACCGAGTTAACACCGGGCAGCTCCTATGACCTTATTTTTGCCTTCACATTGGACATGCCATCGCTGCAAAAGATGGTCGGTGACGTGATCGAGCATCAGTATTTAAAAAAGGGCGGCTATATGTTCATTGCTTACCCCAAAAAGGGAAACAAACGCTATCCTGCGTATATCCACCGGGATGATCTTTTTGAGGGAGTCGGAGCTGATGAGAAGGGCCGCATTGGCACGAGTACGATTACATTTTCCCTCATGGTCAGCCTGGATGAAACGTTTACCGTTGTGGGCTTTAAAGACGATTCGAAAAGCCCGAAGAAGTCTGCGAACAGGGCGAGTCAATGTGTGGATGATTACATAGAACAGATTCCTGATATTGAGAAAGATCTCGAGCAGGTACCGGATGTTCTTCAGTTTTACCAGTCCCTCACACCGGGGTATCGAAAAGACTGGGCCAGGTTTGTCTACAGCGCCAAGCAGGAAAAAACGAGGGATAAGCGCCGGGAGGAAATGAAGGCCATTCTGTCCGCCGGTCACAAAAGCCGGGACCTGTATATGAGGGCGGTGCCTGCCGCAGACCGAAAGCTGCCGAAAGTCTAG
- a CDS encoding tetratricopeptide repeat protein produces MKREFDKAIELRKSGHHKESNKLFMKLVSEFPDDASVNYQCAWSFDLLGEEAKAVPFYEKAIESGLPPKELEGAFLGLGSTYRTLGEYEKSKEVFLKGIGFFPGNKALQTFYSMTLYNLNEHHKAMELLLKCLLDTTQDAGILSYKRAIEFYSDKLDKTWK; encoded by the coding sequence ATGAAAAGAGAGTTCGATAAAGCAATTGAGTTACGCAAGAGCGGACACCACAAGGAATCGAACAAGCTGTTTATGAAGCTTGTTAGTGAGTTTCCTGACGATGCGTCGGTCAACTATCAATGTGCCTGGAGCTTCGATCTTTTGGGAGAAGAAGCGAAGGCTGTCCCTTTTTATGAAAAGGCCATCGAGTCAGGTCTGCCCCCGAAGGAGCTGGAAGGAGCCTTCCTTGGGTTGGGCAGTACATACCGGACACTGGGAGAATATGAAAAGTCGAAAGAAGTGTTTTTGAAAGGGATCGGATTTTTCCCCGGCAACAAAGCCCTTCAAACCTTTTACTCCATGACTTTATATAACCTGAATGAACATCATAAAGCGATGGAGCTGCTACTGAAATGCCTGCTGGATACAACCCAGGACGCCGGTATTTTAAGCTATAAAAGGGCGATTGAATTTTATTCGGACAAGCTGGATAAGACGTGGAAGTAG
- a CDS encoding n-acetylglutamate synthase, whose translation MLNYNGKRFVSVANSENGEVSSKTFFDYKQERNILSATYSGGEIVKGTLIGIVEDNGCLNFKYNHVNTRNEIRGGQCYSTPESLSDGRIRLHEKWKWVDSEPTEGTSTIEEVI comes from the coding sequence ATGCTGAATTACAATGGAAAAAGATTTGTTTCAGTTGCTAATTCTGAAAACGGAGAGGTTTCTTCAAAAACGTTTTTTGATTACAAACAGGAACGTAACATTCTTTCAGCTACATATAGTGGAGGTGAGATAGTAAAAGGCACATTAATTGGTATTGTGGAGGATAATGGTTGTTTGAATTTTAAATATAACCATGTAAATACAAGAAATGAGATTAGAGGAGGCCAATGTTATTCCACTCCCGAATCTCTATCAGATGGTAGAATTAGACTACATGAGAAGTGGAAATGGGTTGATAGTGAACCAACCGAAGGAACATCTACAATTGAAGAAGTAATCTAA
- a CDS encoding GNAT family N-acetyltransferase: MFLESSRLKLRKMTLEDTERYHSWRNDLEVMRYTSPSLDTYTLEETRDFVESVILGTSASKSYIIVEKESDTPIGVTSLINIDYKNRNAECIIDLGEKRSWGKGCGKEAMGLLMEYAFLEMNLHRLSLKVYSFNTKAINLYNILGFYQEGVSRQTLYRDGEWHDVIHMGILQNEYRADDTTQLSAALGEKK; the protein is encoded by the coding sequence GTGTTCCTGGAATCATCAAGATTGAAACTGAGAAAGATGACGTTGGAAGATACGGAACGTTATCACAGCTGGCGAAATGACCTGGAAGTGATGCGCTACACCAGCCCCAGCCTTGATACATATACGCTTGAAGAAACGAGAGACTTTGTGGAGTCTGTTATTCTCGGAACTTCTGCTTCGAAGAGTTATATAATCGTAGAAAAAGAGTCGGACACCCCGATCGGTGTGACCTCTCTTATCAATATTGATTATAAGAACCGGAATGCCGAGTGCATTATCGACCTGGGAGAAAAACGTTCCTGGGGAAAGGGTTGTGGTAAGGAAGCCATGGGCCTCCTGATGGAATACGCGTTCCTTGAAATGAACCTGCACCGGCTGTCCCTGAAGGTATATTCCTTCAACACGAAGGCGATCAACCTGTACAATATTCTGGGCTTTTACCAGGAGGGGGTATCGCGGCAGACGCTTTACCGGGATGGCGAGTGGCATGACGTGATCCATATGGGGATTTTGCAGAATGAATACCGGGCGGACGATACGACCCAACTCTCAGCGGCATTGGGTGAAAAGAAATGA
- a CDS encoding DUF5412 family protein, translated as MDFYLTNGGATTAFGVIGKIDGPLWFNKTIYNEYRMDKADVEWLDDHTVTINGRTLDLEKGETYPDS; from the coding sequence ATCGATTTTTACCTCACAAACGGGGGAGCAACGACGGCCTTTGGGGTGATCGGGAAGATTGACGGTCCCCTTTGGTTCAACAAAACCATCTATAACGAATACCGGATGGACAAAGCGGACGTGGAGTGGCTCGATGATCATACCGTTACCATTAACGGCCGCACGCTGGATCTGGAAAAAGGCGAGACGTACCCGGACTCGTGA
- a CDS encoding short-chain fatty acid transporter, with protein sequence MNALTSFTTRMMQRYLPDPFLFVIVLTFVVFGLGLILTPSTPMDMVAHWGGGFWDLLEFAMQMVLILVTGYVLASSPFFKRILQKLAGLAKSPGQAIVIVTIVSLMASWINWGFGLVIGALFAKELAKKVTTVDYRLLIASAYSGFIVWHGGLAGSVPLTVATSGNFTEDLIGLIPTSETIFAPFNLAIVAALFITVPILNRLMMDQKKAVNVDPALLEDDETAATVDGDLLGIDELTPAKRLERSRLVSLVTGILGIIFLIYYLVQNGFDLNLNIVNFLFLFLGILLHGTPQNFLNSVASAVKNAGGIIIQFPFYAGIMGMMVASGLAADVSQWFVSISNETTFPLFAFMSAGIVNFFVPSGGGQWAVQGPIMLTAGGELGVDAAKTAMAVAWGDAWTNMIQPFWALPALAIAGLKARDIMGFCVIVLFLSGIIIGLGLVLL encoded by the coding sequence ATGAATGCGCTTACAAGTTTTACGACCCGGATGATGCAGCGGTATCTTCCGGACCCGTTTTTATTCGTGATAGTATTGACCTTCGTTGTTTTCGGACTGGGGCTGATTCTGACACCGAGTACGCCTATGGATATGGTGGCTCACTGGGGCGGGGGGTTCTGGGATCTGCTTGAATTTGCCATGCAGATGGTGCTGATCCTCGTCACCGGGTATGTTCTTGCATCGAGTCCGTTCTTTAAGCGGATCCTTCAAAAGCTGGCGGGGCTTGCGAAGTCTCCCGGCCAGGCGATCGTTATCGTCACCATCGTTTCATTGATGGCAAGCTGGATTAACTGGGGCTTCGGTCTTGTGATCGGGGCGCTGTTTGCAAAGGAGCTGGCCAAAAAGGTCACCACCGTGGACTACCGTCTTCTAATCGCCAGTGCGTACAGCGGATTTATTGTCTGGCACGGGGGACTTGCGGGTTCTGTTCCGCTTACGGTTGCAACGAGCGGAAACTTTACGGAAGACCTGATCGGGCTGATCCCGACAAGTGAAACGATCTTCGCCCCCTTTAACCTTGCTATTGTAGCGGCTCTGTTTATTACCGTGCCAATTCTCAACAGGCTGATGATGGATCAGAAAAAAGCGGTAAACGTGGATCCGGCACTTTTGGAAGACGACGAAACAGCCGCGACGGTCGACGGTGACCTTCTGGGAATCGATGAGCTGACACCGGCGAAACGTCTGGAGCGAAGCCGGCTCGTTTCTCTTGTGACGGGGATCTTGGGGATCATATTCCTCATTTATTACCTTGTGCAAAACGGATTTGACCTGAACCTGAATATCGTCAACTTCCTGTTCCTATTCCTCGGTATTCTGCTGCACGGAACACCGCAAAATTTCCTGAACAGTGTGGCCAGCGCCGTTAAAAATGCTGGCGGCATCATTATTCAGTTTCCGTTCTACGCCGGGATTATGGGGATGATGGTGGCATCAGGGCTTGCGGCAGATGTCTCACAGTGGTTTGTGAGCATTTCCAACGAGACCACTTTTCCTCTGTTTGCCTTTATGAGTGCGGGGATTGTAAACTTCTTCGTCCCTTCAGGTGGAGGCCAGTGGGCAGTCCAGGGACCGATTATGCTTACAGCCGGTGGTGAACTCGGCGTCGACGCTGCGAAAACAGCGATGGCCGTTGCGTGGGGAGATGCATGGACGAACATGATTCAGCCGTTCTGGGCGCTTCCAGCACTTGCTATTGCCGGTCTGAAAGCCCGGGACATCATGGGCTTTTGTGTGATCGTTCTTTTCCTGAGCGGCATCATTATCGGCCTCGGGCTTGTATTGCTGTAA
- a CDS encoding FtsW/RodA/SpoVE family cell cycle protein — translation MKRLCSVSPSEYLFIRVACVYQVGVAPIMGVSLPFISYGGSILFFYSAILGLTLNVYRRKDIVEPTIGTEVKV, via the coding sequence ATCAAAAGATTATGTAGCGTAAGCCCGTCAGAATACCTCTTCATCCGTGTTGCTTGTGTTTATCAGGTTGGCGTGGCTCCGATTATGGGCGTCTCCCTTCCCTTTATAAGCTATGGCGGGAGCATACTGTTCTTTTATTCTGCCATTCTTGGGCTGACCCTGAATGTCTACAGGAGAAAGGATATCGTGGAGCCGACAATTGGAACGGAAGTTAAGGTGTAG
- a CDS encoding sulfite oxidase: protein MPYPFARPYLTTCGLVPENQESPIHFIEPEITSARYHFRRNHFLYPNLLSFTYWIPIRGNVERPMWISLKELYDLPSVTVSALLECAGNKRSLFEPKVFGEQWEKGAMSQGNWRGVQLRILLEMAGIQEGSVEVVVEGCDRGKRKDSAQEVSYTRSLPLEKAMHPDTLVAYAYNDRPIPFKHGFPLRLIVPGWYGMASVKWIKQIEVSAKPFTGPFQTKDYVYYPEKDSDAGAFPVTAMNVNSSILHPTDRDILSRGIHVIEGLAWSGSEEIVKVDISVDNGTSWAEAELDNDGESGYHWIRWSYEWEASHPGEFTILSKSTDASEQVQPSSPLWNRKGYGYNAVDKVKVKVE, encoded by the coding sequence ATGCCCTATCCATTTGCAAGGCCCTACCTCACCACCTGCGGGCTTGTACCTGAAAATCAGGAAAGTCCGATTCACTTTATCGAACCTGAAATTACATCTGCCCGTTATCATTTCAGAAGAAATCATTTTCTCTATCCCAATCTTTTGTCTTTCACCTACTGGATTCCAATCCGGGGTAACGTGGAAAGACCCATGTGGATTTCTTTAAAGGAGTTATACGATCTGCCTTCTGTCACTGTATCTGCCTTATTGGAGTGCGCCGGAAATAAACGCAGCCTGTTTGAGCCGAAAGTCTTTGGCGAGCAGTGGGAAAAAGGAGCAATGAGCCAGGGAAACTGGCGGGGCGTTCAACTGCGGATACTTCTTGAGATGGCAGGCATTCAGGAAGGGTCGGTTGAAGTCGTGGTGGAAGGCTGTGACAGAGGAAAAAGAAAAGATTCAGCCCAGGAGGTTTCGTATACGAGAAGCCTCCCCCTGGAAAAAGCGATGCACCCCGACACCCTTGTTGCCTATGCATACAACGACAGACCGATACCTTTTAAACACGGCTTTCCCCTGAGGCTGATCGTACCGGGCTGGTATGGCATGGCCTCCGTAAAATGGATCAAACAAATCGAGGTTTCAGCCAAACCATTTACCGGTCCTTTTCAAACAAAAGATTATGTATATTACCCCGAAAAAGACAGTGACGCAGGTGCCTTCCCGGTCACGGCAATGAATGTGAACAGTTCGATCCTCCATCCCACAGACAGAGATATCCTTTCAAGAGGAATCCATGTTATCGAGGGTCTCGCCTGGAGCGGAAGTGAGGAGATAGTAAAAGTTGATATCAGCGTGGATAATGGAACTTCGTGGGCAGAAGCCGAACTTGATAATGACGGTGAGAGCGGCTACCACTGGATACGCTGGTCTTACGAATGGGAAGCATCTCATCCCGGCGAATTTACCATTCTGAGTAAATCAACGGACGCATCGGAGCAGGTCCAGCCGTCCAGTCCGTTATGGAACCGCAAAGGATACGGCTATAATGCCGTTGATAAAGTAAAGGTGAAGGTTGAATAA
- a CDS encoding lipoprotein, with protein MKKPMFLLLFALLLSACSANVVEVTLYEMNSFSDVNEDSAVVITDDEDISIFTKAVNGAKKQSGIVDMDDPHFKVDIGEESYFLWTGPESGTVMNTEDTHTIYSLSPRAAGQVNDWIRVHRD; from the coding sequence TTGAAAAAGCCAATGTTTCTTCTTTTATTTGCTCTGCTCCTGTCTGCCTGCTCTGCCAATGTGGTTGAAGTCACCCTTTACGAGATGAACAGCTTCAGCGATGTGAATGAGGATTCCGCTGTGGTGATTACAGATGATGAGGACATTTCAATTTTCACCAAGGCGGTGAACGGGGCTAAAAAACAGAGTGGGATTGTGGATATGGATGACCCTCATTTTAAGGTGGACATTGGGGAAGAGAGCTATTTTCTTTGGACGGGTCCGGAGAGCGGGACGGTCATGAACACGGAAGACACCCATACGATTTACTCACTATCGCCTCGTGCAGCGGGCCAGGTGAACGACTGGATCCGCGTTCACAGGGATTGA
- a CDS encoding GNAT family N-acetyltransferase — translation MEITITKTEDKEDIKHVNDQLFYYNLAHFPKDLRDRYEQINLVLKDEYGNVKGGILAAVCWNWLEIDTLIVDTELRKSGYGTKLLQEMEQIALERSCDFIKVDTLSFQALGFYEKHGYEVFGKIDGVGRDFSHYYLKKEL, via the coding sequence ATGGAGATAACCATTACAAAAACAGAAGACAAAGAAGACATTAAACATGTGAATGATCAGCTTTTTTACTATAACCTGGCCCACTTCCCAAAGGATTTAAGAGACCGGTATGAGCAGATCAACCTGGTGCTTAAAGACGAATACGGGAATGTAAAGGGCGGGATTTTAGCAGCCGTGTGCTGGAACTGGCTGGAGATCGATACACTCATTGTGGACACTGAACTGCGAAAATCCGGATACGGGACGAAGCTTTTGCAGGAAATGGAGCAGATCGCTTTGGAGAGAAGCTGTGATTTCATCAAAGTGGATACGCTCAGCTTCCAGGCCCTCGGCTTTTATGAAAAACACGGCTATGAGGTGTTCGGGAAAATCGACGGCGTGGGAAGGGACTTCTCCCACTATTATTTGAAAAAAGAGCTGTAG
- a CDS encoding carboxypeptidase-like regulatory domain-containing protein: protein MNGWMKKGLLFVFVFVMMGSVIAGVHAEGLSNDDLTGVQFEEGRLKDGMQDLKHTAVLIQSQTNPSVIHQRMTDQMGNLYADLPDGQYKLKGLHHGSHWYTTEQVFTIEEGMIGDSKGRESSLTKNHQVKGPAYKGKKNVNGQLLEGTSGLQGDLLIGTISETEEEIVTLSTNKKGQFSASLADGEYFIFGVSVNGGLYKYERMLTVEGNNLYVDGEKQTSLTVAIPERSYSGVVKDSKTPLEKAGIIIERVGAGYSYDEEDYDEDYGYDYGYEFIEFTYTNRKGEYDIRALEDGTYSLSVFHDTYYAWETYLFDVADGALYIDGEEVSRLDVAVPDMTLKGTLFDNGKKAGHGYLEIERHEEDGHWYDYFSVPVDKKGDFSYRLADGSYTVTFVEERYRSTSVALPFEIKDGKIIYDGSVSELLDIHLPPITFSGRLLDDGKALNGYVNVEGETEDGMYSWYGGRTDKNGIFSLRLKDGFYEVSWVYLIDENEEFYARTSFEMKDGQLYVNGVKQKILDIDVPPVSLHGIVLNDGTPVRDGEIVVVSEEGDYLWKWLNDDGTFSMRLSDGKYSVREVYLFEDGTSAFLTVPFEIVNGKVIVDGKETDRLEIHVPPVTVTGYLLEDGQPVQGEVMITPVDDEYHSIWSYTNENNMFSLRLSDGDFEVQNVYLEDGTSFRTHQPFSVKDRQLLIDGEPAEQLEITVQPVTLSGSVYKGDTPVQEGYVSVASANEEDWYDSWIEGGAYRFRLSDGDYRVLAVDSWDLGYAEFDLEFEIKDGKLLVGGKERDTLDLDLNEGQKP, encoded by the coding sequence ATGAATGGTTGGATGAAAAAGGGTTTATTATTTGTTTTTGTATTTGTGATGATGGGAAGCGTGATCGCCGGTGTACATGCGGAGGGTCTCTCCAATGATGATCTTACCGGGGTGCAGTTTGAGGAAGGCCGGCTAAAAGATGGGATGCAGGATTTAAAGCATACGGCTGTGCTGATTCAGTCACAGACAAATCCATCTGTGATTCATCAGCGGATGACGGATCAGATGGGAAACCTTTATGCAGACCTTCCTGACGGGCAGTACAAATTAAAAGGATTGCATCACGGCAGTCACTGGTATACGACTGAACAGGTATTTACGATCGAGGAAGGCATGATTGGTGATTCAAAAGGGCGTGAGAGCAGCCTTACGAAAAACCATCAGGTGAAAGGCCCCGCTTATAAGGGGAAAAAGAACGTGAACGGCCAGCTGTTGGAGGGCACATCAGGACTTCAGGGAGACCTTCTGATTGGAACGATCTCTGAGACGGAAGAAGAGATTGTGACACTCTCGACGAATAAGAAAGGTCAGTTTTCTGCCTCTCTTGCGGACGGGGAATACTTTATTTTCGGTGTGTCAGTCAATGGCGGGCTTTATAAATATGAGCGAATGCTTACCGTAGAGGGAAACAACCTCTATGTAGACGGGGAAAAGCAGACATCCTTGACGGTGGCAATTCCCGAACGGAGCTACAGCGGTGTAGTAAAAGACAGTAAAACCCCTCTGGAAAAAGCAGGGATCATTATCGAAAGGGTTGGAGCAGGGTACAGTTACGATGAAGAGGACTATGATGAAGACTACGGTTACGATTACGGCTATGAATTTATCGAATTCACGTACACAAACCGTAAAGGTGAATATGACATAAGAGCCCTGGAAGACGGTACTTACAGCCTGAGTGTGTTCCACGATACCTACTATGCGTGGGAAACGTACCTGTTTGACGTAGCAGACGGCGCCCTTTATATTGACGGGGAAGAGGTCTCCCGGTTGGACGTTGCCGTTCCGGATATGACCCTGAAAGGCACACTGTTTGATAATGGGAAAAAGGCCGGACATGGTTACTTGGAGATTGAGAGACACGAAGAGGATGGCCACTGGTACGATTATTTTTCAGTGCCGGTGGATAAAAAGGGTGACTTTTCATACCGCCTGGCCGATGGCAGCTATACGGTAACCTTCGTGGAAGAGCGTTATCGGAGCACCTCTGTTGCCCTGCCTTTTGAAATTAAAGACGGGAAGATTATTTATGATGGTTCAGTCAGTGAATTGTTAGACATTCACCTGCCTCCTATCACTTTTTCCGGCAGGCTCCTTGATGACGGAAAAGCGCTGAACGGGTATGTGAATGTAGAAGGGGAAACAGAGGACGGGATGTATTCATGGTACGGAGGAAGAACAGATAAAAACGGGATCTTTTCGTTACGGTTAAAAGACGGCTTCTATGAGGTCTCCTGGGTTTATCTGATTGACGAAAATGAAGAATTTTATGCCCGGACTTCTTTCGAAATGAAAGATGGACAGCTTTATGTGAACGGTGTTAAACAAAAAATACTGGATATCGATGTACCCCCGGTCTCTTTACACGGCATTGTTCTGAATGATGGCACTCCTGTAAGAGACGGGGAAATTGTCGTCGTTTCAGAAGAAGGAGATTATTTGTGGAAATGGCTGAACGATGACGGCACCTTCTCGATGCGGTTATCCGACGGTAAGTACAGTGTAAGAGAAGTGTATTTGTTTGAAGATGGTACCTCCGCATTCTTGACGGTTCCGTTCGAAATTGTGAATGGAAAGGTAATCGTCGACGGCAAGGAAACTGACAGACTTGAGATCCATGTTCCACCGGTAACCGTGACAGGTTACCTTCTTGAAGACGGCCAGCCTGTGCAAGGAGAAGTAATGATTACGCCTGTTGATGACGAGTATCACTCCATTTGGTCCTATACGAATGAAAACAACATGTTCTCGTTACGTCTGTCCGATGGGGACTTTGAAGTGCAAAACGTGTACCTGGAAGACGGCACTTCATTTAGAACCCATCAGCCCTTCTCTGTTAAAGACAGGCAGTTGCTGATTGATGGTGAGCCTGCCGAGCAACTGGAAATAACAGTACAGCCCGTCACACTCAGTGGATCCGTCTATAAAGGAGATACCCCGGTTCAAGAGGGCTATGTATCGGTGGCTTCTGCGAATGAAGAAGACTGGTACGACAGCTGGATTGAAGGAGGGGCTTACCGCTTCCGGTTGAGCGATGGTGACTACCGAGTCCTTGCGGTGGACAGTTGGGATTTAGGGTATGCTGAGTTTGACCTCGAATTTGAAATTAAAGACGGGAAGCTGTTAGTAGGTGGAAAAGAACGGGACACATTGGACCTGGATTTGAACGAGGGTCAAAAACCGTAA
- a CDS encoding VOC family protein, giving the protein MGRVIGFEISCQDPEKAAHFYREVFGWEIGEPMWDYRSVSTGKEDGKGELKGGISKGPGDYPHGTRILIEVDSIEETMATAKDHGAQVVREKMAFENFYLAYLVDPTGVGFGIREKK; this is encoded by the coding sequence ATGGGAAGAGTCATAGGATTTGAGATCAGCTGTCAGGATCCGGAGAAAGCTGCGCATTTCTACAGAGAGGTTTTTGGATGGGAGATTGGCGAACCGATGTGGGATTACCGGTCTGTCTCAACAGGAAAAGAAGACGGAAAGGGTGAGCTTAAAGGAGGGATCAGTAAAGGACCGGGCGATTATCCTCATGGCACACGGATTCTGATCGAAGTGGATTCGATCGAGGAGACGATGGCCACAGCAAAGGACCACGGTGCTCAAGTGGTGAGAGAGAAAATGGCGTTTGAGAATTTTTATCTTGCCTATCTTGTGGATCCTACAGGTGTAGGGTTTGGGATCAGGGAGAAAAAATAA